In one Neobacillus sp. CF12 genomic region, the following are encoded:
- a CDS encoding acetyl-CoA C-acetyltransferase: protein MREAVIVAGARTPVGKAKKGTLAHVRPDDLGALVVKETLKRAGNYEGNIDDLIIGCAMPEAEQGNNMARNIGALAGLPHTVPAITINRFCSSGLQAIAYAAQGIMLGHTDTAIAGGAESMSLIPMAGHVVRPNVKLAESAPEYYMGMGHTAEEVAKKYGISREDQDAFAVRSHQKAAKAIQEGKFVEEIVPVDVTFRSVGKDNKLVERTIQFSQDEGVRPDTNVQSLAKLRPAFSVTGSVTAGNASQTSDGAAALMIMDREKAESLGLKPLAKFRSFAVGGVPPEIMGVGPVVAVPKAVKLAGLELSDINLFELNEAFASQSLQVIRELGLDEEKVNVNGGAIALGHPLGCTGAKLTLTLIHELKRRNQQFGVVTMCIGGGMGAAGVFELL, encoded by the coding sequence ATGAGAGAAGCGGTAATTGTAGCCGGAGCACGGACCCCGGTTGGTAAAGCAAAGAAAGGCACGCTTGCCCATGTTCGCCCTGATGATTTGGGAGCATTGGTTGTAAAAGAAACATTAAAACGTGCAGGAAATTATGAAGGAAATATTGATGATTTAATCATTGGATGTGCAATGCCCGAAGCTGAGCAGGGAAATAACATGGCTCGGAATATTGGGGCATTAGCAGGTCTGCCACACACAGTTCCGGCGATCACGATTAATCGTTTTTGTTCATCTGGATTACAGGCAATTGCCTATGCGGCACAAGGGATTATGCTCGGTCATACTGATACAGCGATTGCTGGTGGAGCAGAATCGATGAGTCTAATTCCAATGGCAGGGCATGTGGTTCGGCCAAATGTAAAGCTAGCAGAATCAGCACCAGAGTATTATATGGGAATGGGTCATACCGCTGAGGAAGTAGCCAAGAAATATGGTATTTCTCGTGAGGATCAAGACGCCTTTGCCGTTCGCAGTCATCAAAAAGCGGCAAAGGCCATTCAGGAAGGGAAATTCGTAGAAGAAATCGTTCCTGTGGATGTTACCTTCCGTTCTGTCGGCAAAGACAACAAGCTAGTCGAAAGAACGATCCAGTTTTCTCAAGATGAAGGCGTACGACCTGATACAAATGTACAATCGTTGGCTAAACTTCGCCCGGCTTTCTCAGTGACAGGTTCTGTTACAGCTGGTAATGCTTCTCAAACAAGTGATGGAGCAGCAGCATTAATGATTATGGACCGTGAAAAGGCAGAGTCACTCGGACTAAAGCCACTAGCTAAATTCAGATCATTTGCAGTTGGAGGCGTACCACCAGAAATAATGGGAGTTGGTCCTGTAGTCGCAGTACCAAAGGCTGTTAAGTTGGCTGGTTTAGAACTATCTGATATTAATCTTTTCGAATTAAACGAAGCATTCGCATCTCAATCCCTACAAGTCATTCGTGAGCTTGGCTTAGATGAAGAAAAGGTAAATGTAAATGGTGGAGCAATCGCACTAGGTCATCCACTAGGCTGTACAGGAGCAAAACTTACACTAACACTTATCCATGAATTAAAGCGCCGTAATCAACAATTTGGCGTCGTAACCATGTGCATAGGCGGCGGAATGGGCGCAGCCGGAGTATTTGAACTTTTATAA